A genome region from Frankineae bacterium MT45 includes the following:
- a CDS encoding Predicted flavoprotein CzcO associated with the cation diffusion facilitator CzcD — MSVEQVDVLIVGAGLSGIGAACHLQIDSPGKSYAILEAREAMGGTWDLFRYPGIRSDSDMFTLGYDFRPWTDAKAIADGESIRNYIRQVATDYGVAEQIRYRHRVLSAEWSTADARWTVTVQRSAPDGGVDTVLISCSFLYVCAGYYRYDEGYTPDFPGVKDFAGQLVHPQHWPQDLDYADKRVVIIGSGATAVTLVPALAERAAHVTMLQRSPTYIVSLPSRDPIADGLRKRLSQRRAYAIVRRKNVLVTMLSYQLSRRRPQLMKSILRRGVTRQLPEGYPVQQHFAPSYEPWDQRLCVVPDGDLFRAIRHGDAEIVTDRIATFTETGIRLESGAELAADIVVSATGLNMLGIGGMTLTVDGEPVDFASTLAYKGMMLSGVPNFALTIGYTNASWTLKADLIAHYVFRLLKYMDANGYQIVTPTAPKDLDPSELGPIIDLKSGYVLRALSAWPKQGPAAPWRLYQNYFRDVKLMRKGSITDEVRFSRASGVPAEESPVGLSPFA; from the coding sequence ATGTCAGTCGAGCAGGTAGATGTCCTGATTGTCGGTGCTGGGCTCTCCGGGATCGGCGCCGCCTGCCACCTGCAGATCGACAGTCCGGGGAAGAGTTACGCCATCCTCGAGGCCCGCGAGGCCATGGGCGGCACCTGGGATCTCTTCCGGTATCCGGGCATCCGCTCGGACTCCGACATGTTCACCCTCGGCTACGACTTCCGTCCCTGGACGGACGCGAAGGCGATCGCCGACGGCGAGTCGATCCGCAACTACATCCGCCAGGTCGCCACCGACTACGGCGTCGCCGAGCAGATTCGCTACCGGCACCGGGTGCTGAGCGCCGAATGGTCCACCGCTGACGCCCGCTGGACGGTCACCGTGCAGCGCAGCGCGCCCGACGGCGGCGTCGACACCGTGCTGATCAGCTGCTCCTTCCTCTACGTCTGTGCCGGCTACTACCGCTACGACGAGGGGTACACGCCGGACTTCCCCGGTGTGAAGGACTTCGCCGGCCAGTTGGTGCACCCGCAGCACTGGCCGCAGGACCTCGACTACGCCGACAAGCGAGTCGTCATCATCGGTAGCGGCGCCACCGCGGTGACGCTGGTTCCGGCGCTCGCCGAGCGGGCCGCGCACGTCACCATGCTGCAGCGGTCGCCGACCTACATCGTCTCGCTGCCGTCCCGGGACCCGATCGCCGACGGGCTGCGTAAGCGCCTCTCGCAGCGGCGGGCCTACGCCATCGTCCGCCGCAAGAACGTGCTGGTCACCATGCTCAGCTATCAGCTCAGCCGCCGCCGGCCCCAGCTGATGAAGTCGATCCTGCGCCGCGGAGTCACCCGTCAACTCCCTGAGGGGTACCCGGTGCAGCAGCACTTCGCCCCCAGCTACGAACCCTGGGACCAGCGCCTGTGTGTGGTGCCGGACGGGGACCTCTTCCGGGCCATCCGTCACGGCGACGCCGAGATCGTCACCGACCGGATCGCCACCTTCACCGAGACCGGCATCCGGCTCGAGTCCGGCGCCGAACTGGCGGCCGACATCGTCGTCAGCGCGACCGGACTGAACATGCTCGGGATCGGCGGCATGACGCTGACCGTCGACGGCGAGCCGGTCGACTTCGCCAGCACCCTGGCCTACAAGGGCATGATGCTCTCCGGGGTGCCCAACTTCGCCCTGACGATCGGCTATACGAACGCCTCCTGGACGCTGAAGGCCGACCTCATCGCGCACTACGTCTTCCGGCTCCTGAAGTACATGGACGCCAACGGGTACCAGATCGTCACGCCGACCGCGCCGAAGGATCTCGACCCGTCTGAACTCGGGCCGATCATCGACCTCAAGTCCGGCTACGTGCTGCGCGCGCTGAGCGCGTGGCCCAAGCAGGGTCCGGCCGCGCCGTGGCGGCTGTATCAGAACTACTTCCGAGACGTGAAGCTGATGCGTAAGGGCTCGATCACTGACGAGGTTCGCTTCTCGCGGGCCAGCGGAGTGCCGGCCGAGGAATCTCCAGTCGGATTGTCGCCGTTCGCTTAA